Proteins encoded together in one Candidatus Bathyarchaeota archaeon window:
- a CDS encoding acetyl-CoA decarbonylase/synthase complex subunit gamma, with product MGLNQILGRRSPLAKRSLSPTEVYKFLPRTNCRECGEDNCMAFATKLVNREATLDKCPPLREKGREASWRALWELLKPPVKEVTVSSRRASVKIGGKLVMYRHELTYHNPTAIAIDVWDEMPEEELLKRVREVGELSYEYIGRSLKLDLIAVRSTSNDMGRFGEAVKMVRENTELPLILCSLDPNVMEAGLVAYGDGKPLIYAATRDNWKDMAELAVMYKCPLAVSSPGDLDGLKSLARTLTEHGVEDLVLDPGTTWDGSLSGTINNFTMLRRAATKVGDELLGFPLLAVPATVWVSEGELPEVKAWREACLASMLMVRYADLLIMHSLEGWAILPVLILRENIYTDPRKPVAVESGLRTFGSPNEESPVLVTTNFALTYYTVAADVESSGVDCYLLVADTEGLSVESAVAGRKLTADKIAEALKDSKVEEKVKHRKLIIPGRASRLSGEVEELTGWTVLVGPLDSSEIPKFLREKWGSKPP from the coding sequence ATGGGTCTCAACCAGATTTTAGGGAGGCGTAGCCCTTTGGCTAAGCGGTCCCTGAGCCCCACAGAAGTCTACAAGTTCCTCCCTAGGACCAACTGCAGGGAATGTGGGGAGGACAACTGCATGGCCTTCGCCACCAAGCTGGTCAACAGGGAGGCTACGCTGGATAAATGTCCTCCATTGCGCGAGAAGGGGCGTGAAGCCTCTTGGAGGGCTCTTTGGGAACTCCTCAAACCACCCGTGAAGGAGGTCACCGTATCCTCAAGGAGAGCTTCGGTGAAGATAGGCGGCAAACTAGTCATGTACAGGCACGAGTTAACCTATCATAACCCCACGGCCATAGCCATAGATGTATGGGATGAGATGCCTGAGGAGGAGCTCCTGAAGAGGGTTAGGGAGGTGGGGGAGCTCTCATACGAGTATATAGGGAGGAGCCTCAAGCTGGACCTCATAGCCGTGAGGTCGACCTCGAATGACATGGGGAGGTTCGGCGAGGCTGTGAAGATGGTTAGGGAGAACACGGAGCTCCCGCTGATTCTATGCTCTCTGGATCCCAACGTGATGGAGGCTGGCTTAGTGGCTTACGGCGATGGGAAACCCCTAATATACGCGGCCACCCGGGATAACTGGAAGGATATGGCCGAGCTTGCCGTCATGTATAAGTGTCCATTGGCGGTTTCATCTCCTGGAGACCTCGATGGATTAAAATCTCTAGCTAGAACCCTGACTGAGCATGGGGTTGAGGACCTCGTCTTGGACCCCGGAACCACGTGGGATGGCAGCCTATCCGGTACTATAAACAATTTTACGATGCTCAGGAGGGCTGCAACGAAGGTCGGGGACGAGCTGTTAGGCTTCCCTCTGTTAGCGGTTCCCGCCACGGTTTGGGTAAGCGAAGGGGAGCTGCCTGAGGTTAAGGCTTGGAGGGAGGCCTGCCTGGCCTCCATGTTAATGGTGAGGTATGCAGACCTCCTGATTATGCATAGCTTAGAGGGGTGGGCTATCCTACCCGTCCTCATACTCAGGGAGAACATATATACGGATCCGAGGAAGCCCGTAGCCGTCGAGAGCGGATTGAGGACCTTCGGTTCTCCAAACGAGGAATCCCCTGTGCTGGTCACCACGAACTTCGCTCTCACGTATTATACGGTTGCAGCGGATGTGGAGTCAAGCGGGGTTGACTGCTATTTGCTAGTGGCCGATACCGAAGGCCTCTCCGTGGAGAGCGCTGTGGCTGGTCGAAAACTGACGGCTGACAAGATCGCTGAGGCCCTCAAGGATTCCAAGGTCGAGGAGAAGGTTAAGCATAGGAAGCTTATAATTCCAGGGAGGGCCTCCAGGCTCAGCGGCGAAGTTGAGGAGTTAACCGGTTGGACGGTCCTCGTGGGCCCATTGGACTCCTCTGAGATACCTAAATTCCTCCGGGAGAAATGGGGTTCAAAGCCTCCCTAG
- the cdhD gene encoding CO dehydrogenase/acetyl-CoA synthase subunit delta, whose protein sequence is MAQVEEVRGLAPRILDLLKDVEELELEDVEMELGDLELILQPPALTLPPAKPEVRLKPERIIEERFTPPRMEYPGKIVEVKIGSTKSEGGTRSRSIVIGGERNPPFYIFEAPPPNPPSISIDVFDMRIPLAKPVKEHVEDVLDDPAAWAKRAVDKWEADMVNLHLVSVDPLLKDTPPREAAKTVEEVLQAVDVPIAVGGCGDPEKDLKVFEKVAEASQGERILINSVTLDMDVGKMADIVNKYGHTVIAFTPMDMDKARELNRKLYSYLPKDVIVIDTTTAALGYGLEYAFTIMERVRLAALMGDEELQHPISSGTTNAWAAREAWMKMDPRWGAREFRGPIWETITALTLLLAGVDYFMMMHPAAVKTVKTAIRDLISNRRGDEPSLMRWVSTRF, encoded by the coding sequence GTGGCTCAAGTGGAGGAAGTTAGAGGTTTAGCTCCTAGAATCCTGGATCTACTAAAGGATGTTGAGGAGTTGGAGCTCGAGGATGTGGAGATGGAGCTGGGGGACCTGGAGCTCATCCTGCAGCCCCCGGCTCTAACCCTCCCACCCGCCAAGCCGGAGGTTAGGCTTAAGCCGGAAAGGATAATAGAGGAGAGGTTCACACCTCCGAGGATGGAGTATCCTGGAAAGATAGTGGAGGTAAAGATCGGCTCCACAAAGTCCGAAGGCGGCACTAGGAGCAGATCCATAGTCATAGGTGGGGAGAGGAACCCGCCCTTCTACATCTTCGAGGCCCCTCCACCGAACCCTCCATCGATATCCATAGACGTCTTCGATATGAGGATCCCCCTGGCTAAGCCCGTCAAGGAGCATGTGGAGGACGTCCTGGATGACCCCGCCGCCTGGGCTAAGAGGGCCGTCGATAAATGGGAAGCGGACATGGTAAACCTCCACCTAGTAAGTGTAGATCCGCTACTCAAAGATACCCCACCTAGAGAGGCGGCTAAAACCGTGGAGGAGGTCCTCCAAGCGGTGGACGTCCCAATAGCCGTGGGGGGGTGCGGGGATCCCGAAAAGGACCTGAAGGTCTTCGAGAAGGTGGCTGAAGCATCTCAAGGGGAGAGGATCCTGATAAACTCCGTGACCCTGGACATGGATGTTGGGAAGATGGCGGACATCGTGAATAAGTACGGTCACACAGTGATAGCCTTCACCCCCATGGACATGGACAAGGCAAGAGAGTTGAACCGTAAACTTTACAGCTATCTACCTAAGGACGTCATAGTCATAGATACTACGACTGCAGCCCTAGGCTATGGCCTAGAATACGCCTTCACCATAATGGAGAGGGTTAGGCTCGCCGCCCTGATGGGCGATGAAGAGCTTCAACACCCCATCTCCTCGGGTACGACCAACGCCTGGGCCGCGAGGGAGGCTTGGATGAAGATGGATCCCAGATGGGGTGCCAGAGAGTTCAGGGGCCCGATATGGGAGACCATAACTGCCCTAACCCTCCTCCTGGCAGGCGTGGACTATTTCATGATGATGCATCCAGCAGCGGTCAAGACAGTTAAGACGGCTATCAGGGATCTAATCTCAAATAGGCGCGGAGACGAGCCGTCCCTCATGAGATGGGTCTCAACCAGATTTTAG
- a CDS encoding formylmethanofuran dehydrogenase subunit C: protein MGLILELKRDLRVPIDMSPVAPDNLDGKPLDEIRGLMLWEGNRRIPLGEVFDMEKVDGGGLTILGDLSKARRLGYMMRSGEIKVRGNAGLYVGEAMRGGMITVEGDAGAWLGSRMAGGEIVVEGDAGDFVGSSYRGSREGMRKGIIKVKGDAGDEVGCWMRGGLIWIEGNVGCFPGIHMIDGTIFIGGDCQGRAGAEMLGGRIIIQGRVSTVLPSFRTSDLKGKVKVDDTPIQGPFYVFEGDLNEDGSGRLYVNKGRNPHLSWCEKLIGEVD from the coding sequence ATGGGGCTGATCCTGGAGTTGAAGAGGGATCTCAGGGTTCCCATAGACATGTCCCCTGTGGCGCCGGATAACCTCGATGGGAAGCCGCTAGACGAGATACGTGGGCTGATGCTCTGGGAGGGCAACAGGAGGATCCCCCTAGGAGAAGTCTTCGATATGGAGAAGGTTGATGGGGGAGGCTTAACCATCCTTGGAGATCTAAGCAAGGCCAGGAGGTTGGGCTACATGATGAGATCCGGCGAGATAAAGGTAAGGGGGAATGCCGGACTATACGTCGGGGAGGCCATGAGGGGAGGGATGATCACGGTTGAGGGGGACGCAGGGGCATGGCTCGGCTCAAGGATGGCTGGAGGAGAAATCGTGGTCGAGGGAGACGCTGGAGACTTCGTAGGATCCTCCTATAGGGGGAGCCGGGAAGGCATGAGGAAAGGCATCATCAAGGTTAAGGGAGATGCTGGGGATGAGGTGGGATGCTGGATGAGGGGAGGCCTAATATGGATTGAAGGCAACGTGGGATGTTTCCCAGGGATCCACATGATCGACGGCACCATATTCATCGGGGGGGATTGCCAGGGAAGAGCCGGCGCCGAGATGCTAGGAGGCAGGATAATAATTCAAGGCCGAGTATCAACGGTGCTGCCCAGCTTCAGAACCTCGGATCTAAAGGGCAAGGTTAAGGTCGATGATACCCCTATTCAAGGGCCCTTCTACGTATTCGAAGGGGACTTGAACGAGGACGGATCGGGCAGACTATACGTAAATAAAGGGAGGAACCCCCACCTGAGCTGGTGTGAAAAACTCATTGGGGAGGTGGATTGA
- a CDS encoding methenyltetrahydromethanopterin cyclohydrolase, translating to MSKKAEISLNIKARRIVNKLMDDENRLGVSVYASGDGSTIIDAGVEAEGSFEAGLLVTEICMGGMGRARMGLEEYDRLMLPTVFVETSRPCEALLGSQFAGWRIEVEDYYAMASGPARALALKPKKIFEEIQYREEADEAVIVLESDKLPTPKALRHIAEKCSVNPDRLYAVVTPTSSLVGSVQISGRIAETGMHRLVTLGLDPKVFKHAAGKAPVAPSHPDSKIAMGRTNDVLLYGGETFFIVEADMDEERLREIVDKAPSSSSRDYGKPFYEIFRDAGYDFYKIDPALFAPAALTLCNLKDGKVYSAGTVNREVLRKAMGC from the coding sequence TTGAGTAAGAAGGCTGAGATAAGCCTGAACATCAAGGCCCGGAGAATAGTGAATAAGCTTATGGACGATGAGAACAGGCTCGGGGTCTCCGTGTACGCCAGTGGGGATGGATCAACGATCATAGATGCAGGCGTGGAGGCTGAAGGAAGCTTCGAGGCAGGCCTCCTAGTGACCGAGATATGTATGGGAGGCATGGGTAGGGCCAGGATGGGGCTGGAGGAATACGATAGGTTAATGCTCCCCACGGTATTCGTCGAGACGAGCAGGCCGTGCGAGGCCCTGCTCGGATCCCAGTTTGCAGGCTGGAGGATAGAGGTTGAAGACTATTACGCCATGGCTTCAGGCCCAGCCAGGGCTCTAGCCTTGAAGCCTAAGAAGATTTTCGAGGAGATCCAATACAGGGAGGAGGCTGATGAAGCTGTAATTGTCTTAGAGTCGGATAAGCTCCCCACGCCTAAGGCCCTAAGACATATAGCGGAGAAATGTAGCGTGAACCCGGATAGGCTGTACGCGGTGGTCACCCCTACATCGAGCCTCGTGGGATCAGTGCAGATCTCCGGGAGGATAGCTGAAACCGGCATGCACAGGCTCGTAACCCTAGGTTTAGACCCCAAGGTGTTCAAGCACGCTGCAGGCAAGGCCCCCGTGGCCCCATCTCACCCCGACTCCAAGATAGCCATGGGGAGAACCAACGACGTCCTCCTATACGGGGGTGAAACCTTCTTCATCGTGGAGGCCGATATGGATGAGGAGAGGCTTCGGGAGATAGTGGATAAGGCGCCCTCATCCTCCTCCAGGGATTACGGGAAACCCTTCTATGAGATATTCAGGGATGCAGGTTACGACTTCTATAAAATAGACCCGGCGCTCTTCGCGCCCGCAGCCTTAACCCTGTGCAACCTTAAAGACGGCAAAGTATACTCGGCAGGCACCGTGAACCGCGAAGTCCTGAGGAAAGCTATGGGCTGTTGA
- the cdhC gene encoding CO dehydrogenase/CO-methylating acetyl-CoA synthase complex subunit beta, with protein sequence MFKDIPVDVGVIYEGERIRKSDMYVELGGPKVDYKFELVRAKKLGEIDDGKVEIIGPDIKDLEEGGSYPFGIYIEVAGKEIEEDLEGIIERRIHEYCNYIEGFMHLNQRYDIWLRLSKKSFQRGLNSFRLIGKVLERLFKSELPIVEEIQVTFITDPAKVEEMWRIAKQVYEARDARARGLKDEEVDAFYGCTLCQSFAPTHVCVITPQRYANCGAISWFDGRAASRVDPKGPIFRIEVGQVLDPVKGEYSGANEAVKKKSLGEIGRVWLYTAFGHPHTSCGCFEAVAFYIPEVDGLGIVHRDFKGLAVNGLPFSTLADSTAGGRQIDGFHGLSIEYMRSPKFLQADGGWSRIVWMPSAIKEMVGDFIPKEVAEKIATERDATTIDELKHFLEEKGHPVVDRWMRVEEAAHPEAMDEGREAEPMIELPQISSLPLTYGGFKIILKDAKISAKKIIIRKAKGRGGSSGGS encoded by the coding sequence GTCGGACATGTACGTAGAGTTGGGCGGCCCGAAGGTGGATTACAAGTTCGAGCTGGTCAGAGCTAAAAAACTAGGGGAGATCGATGACGGCAAAGTAGAGATTATAGGGCCCGACATTAAAGATTTAGAAGAGGGTGGGAGCTACCCCTTCGGGATCTACATCGAGGTAGCAGGCAAGGAGATAGAGGAAGACCTTGAAGGGATCATAGAGAGGCGCATCCATGAGTACTGCAACTACATAGAGGGGTTCATGCATCTAAATCAGAGATATGATATCTGGCTCAGGCTCAGTAAGAAGTCCTTCCAGAGGGGACTCAACTCTTTCAGGCTCATCGGGAAAGTCCTGGAGAGATTATTCAAAAGCGAACTTCCAATAGTTGAAGAGATACAGGTAACCTTCATCACGGACCCAGCTAAGGTGGAGGAGATGTGGAGGATCGCAAAGCAGGTCTACGAGGCCAGGGATGCTAGGGCGAGGGGATTAAAAGATGAGGAGGTCGACGCCTTCTACGGCTGCACCCTATGCCAATCCTTCGCCCCAACCCACGTATGCGTCATAACCCCTCAAAGATACGCGAACTGCGGTGCGATAAGCTGGTTTGACGGCCGGGCAGCCTCAAGGGTAGATCCCAAGGGGCCTATATTCCGGATCGAGGTGGGACAGGTGCTAGACCCGGTTAAAGGAGAGTACTCAGGTGCGAACGAGGCAGTGAAGAAGAAGTCCCTGGGAGAGATCGGACGCGTATGGCTTTATACGGCCTTCGGCCACCCCCATACGTCCTGCGGATGCTTCGAAGCGGTGGCCTTCTACATCCCTGAAGTAGATGGGCTCGGGATCGTACATAGAGACTTCAAGGGGTTGGCCGTCAACGGGCTACCATTCTCCACGTTGGCCGATTCCACAGCCGGTGGGAGGCAGATAGACGGTTTCCACGGCCTATCCATAGAGTACATGAGATCTCCCAAGTTCCTCCAAGCCGACGGCGGCTGGAGCAGAATAGTCTGGATGCCATCCGCCATCAAGGAGATGGTGGGGGACTTCATACCTAAAGAGGTGGCGGAGAAGATAGCTACAGAGAGGGATGCAACCACCATAGATGAGCTTAAACACTTCCTCGAGGAGAAGGGACATCCCGTCGTAGATAGATGGATGAGGGTCGAGGAGGCAGCCCACCCAGAGGCCATGGATGAAGGCCGCGAGGCTGAGCCCATGATTGAGCTTCCTCAAATATCCTCTCTACCCCTAACCTATGGGGGCTTCAAGATAATCCTCAAGGATGCCAAGATAAGCGCTAAGAAGATTATTATAAGGAAGGCTAAGGGGAGGGGTGGCTCAAGTGGAGGAAGTTAG
- a CDS encoding CooT family nickel-binding protein — translation MCEFKVYLRDGSNGERMVAEEIVRVKRRWDKLVLSDILGASKALNGFIDEVDVSKEHIRILNDPFLAKMAELLGIYYEYLEGGGKDKLEKAAKGVCDASQRLLAETKGL, via the coding sequence ATGTGCGAATTTAAAGTATACTTGAGGGACGGTTCTAATGGAGAACGCATGGTCGCCGAGGAGATCGTGAGGGTTAAGAGGAGGTGGGATAAACTCGTCCTAAGCGATATATTGGGGGCCTCCAAGGCTTTAAACGGATTCATAGATGAAGTGGATGTCTCCAAGGAGCATATCCGCATATTGAACGACCCGTTCCTCGCTAAGATGGCTGAGCTCCTAGGCATATACTATGAGTACCTGGAGGGTGGAGGAAAAGATAAGTTGGAGAAGGCAGCTAAAGGAGTATGCGATGCCTCCCAGCGGTTGCTGGCCGAGACAAAGGGGTTATAG
- a CDS encoding acetyl-CoA synthase subunit delta — MGTPILIFGDRMEDLFKLLKPVFKVPEPSFPGRIVEVTLGSTIEEGGSSLHSLKLGGGRALPFYSSETRKPVLASIVYDSLEPLPLIIREGLGGLTGDPVEWAKACRGLGAEVIALKLQEVRGREVGSRKKVEGLIHRLLDEVRLPLIIGFAGEPTSVELLKAAAEAAEGERCVLASATLGGDCEGLVEAAVRYDHSIVAETDCDPASQRSLNQKLLDMGLDENKLLMDPTSAALGLGIEYSISIIEQMRLDALRGDETLRFPIVILRALEYAWKAREAWDPGVSHNPALMGPLWEAHTALTLYLAGADLLAILHPRTLKIMKGFLSDHSLEGEPRGGSA, encoded by the coding sequence ATGGGCACCCCGATATTAATTTTTGGGGATCGCATGGAGGATCTCTTCAAGCTTCTCAAACCGGTCTTCAAGGTTCCTGAGCCTTCCTTCCCTGGAAGGATAGTTGAAGTTACTTTAGGCTCCACCATCGAGGAGGGAGGCTCAAGCCTTCACAGCCTGAAATTGGGGGGAGGTAGGGCGCTCCCCTTCTACTCCAGCGAGACCAGGAAACCCGTCTTAGCCTCCATAGTGTACGATTCCCTCGAACCTCTACCCCTGATCATCAGGGAAGGGCTTGGAGGCCTTACTGGGGACCCCGTGGAATGGGCTAAGGCATGCCGGGGCCTGGGAGCTGAGGTGATCGCCTTGAAGCTTCAGGAGGTTCGGGGCCGCGAAGTTGGTTCGAGGAAGAAAGTGGAGGGGTTGATCCATCGACTATTAGACGAGGTTCGCCTTCCACTCATAATAGGATTCGCCGGGGAACCCACCTCCGTTGAACTATTAAAGGCGGCGGCTGAAGCAGCCGAAGGGGAGAGGTGCGTGCTGGCGTCGGCAACCCTGGGGGGCGACTGCGAGGGTTTAGTTGAGGCGGCCGTCAGGTATGATCACTCGATCGTGGCCGAGACCGACTGCGACCCAGCATCCCAGAGGTCGCTGAACCAGAAGCTACTGGATATGGGACTGGATGAAAATAAACTCCTCATGGATCCCACGAGCGCAGCTCTGGGCCTGGGAATAGAGTACTCGATATCCATAATAGAACAGATGAGGCTAGATGCCCTGAGGGGGGACGAGACCCTACGGTTCCCCATCGTGATATTAAGGGCCCTAGAATACGCCTGGAAGGCTAGGGAGGCCTGGGATCCCGGCGTATCCCATAACCCCGCCCTGATGGGGCCCCTATGGGAGGCCCACACTGCCCTAACCTTATATCTAGCCGGAGCCGACCTATTAGCCATCCTACATCCGAGGACCTTAAAGATCATGAAAGGCTTTCTATCAGACCACAGCTTGGAGGGTGAGCCTAGAGGTGGCTCAGCCTAA
- a CDS encoding AAA family ATPase translates to MKVAVAGKGGVGKTLISATLARFLARKGFKVLAIDADPSVNLGPALGVDPGLLRYVTPISNDDELIEERAGSTGAVFRLNPYVSDIVEERSVEAPDGVRLLVMGTVRRADGGCLCPANALVRALTRHILLRRDMFVVMDLEAGVEHLGRGTAKGFDLILDVVEPSVKALDTALRIEELALDLGVGGVKFVANKVSGIEDLEFIRGRLGMDRQLLGWIPLDPMVARADIEGKALLDYAPGCPASKSIGELALKLERILLNSP, encoded by the coding sequence ATGAAGGTAGCCGTGGCTGGCAAGGGCGGGGTCGGTAAGACCTTAATCTCCGCCACGTTGGCCAGGTTTTTAGCCAGGAAAGGCTTCAAGGTCTTAGCTATAGATGCGGATCCCTCCGTGAACCTGGGACCCGCGCTGGGAGTCGATCCCGGGCTTCTGAGATACGTCACCCCTATATCTAACGACGACGAGCTCATCGAGGAGAGGGCTGGATCCACAGGCGCAGTCTTCAGGCTTAACCCATATGTATCCGACATAGTCGAGGAGAGGAGCGTTGAGGCCCCGGATGGGGTTAGGCTCCTCGTCATGGGCACGGTTAGGAGGGCGGATGGGGGATGCCTATGCCCCGCCAACGCCCTGGTGAGGGCTTTGACGAGGCACATCCTGCTTCGCAGGGACATGTTCGTGGTGATGGATTTGGAGGCGGGGGTAGAGCATCTAGGCCGCGGGACGGCCAAGGGCTTCGACTTAATCCTGGATGTGGTGGAGCCCAGCGTTAAGGCCTTGGATACAGCCCTCAGGATAGAGGAATTGGCCTTAGACTTAGGTGTGGGGGGCGTGAAGTTCGTAGCCAACAAGGTTTCAGGCATTGAGGACCTGGAGTTTATTAGGGGCAGGCTTGGGATGGATAGACAATTACTCGGATGGATACCCTTGGATCCTATGGTCGCCAGGGCTGACATTGAGGGAAAGGCGTTACTGGATTATGCCCCGGGTTGCCCAGCCTCCAAGAGTATAGGGGAGTTGGCTTTAAAGCTCGAACGGATTCTCCTCAACAGCCCATAG
- a CDS encoding acetyl-CoA decarbonylase/synthase complex subunit gamma, whose product MAQPKSPLKIYELLPKKNCGGCGVKTCMAFALKLMEGSADPGECPYIEERERAGLESLVSPPVKRVTIRGRLRGITIGGERVLHRHELKFYNPTSISLELSDLEEREDLLRGLAAASSFSMERSGEVFRVEAIALREESGDGERFAEAAKLASEEFPGPIILYSYDPGVAVKALEGVEGTPLLYAATAGTLEEFIEAAFDRGCPLALESDDLGSLRGMVRRAVDRGVEVVLSPASPIGPPFKTLRNFIQARMGAILHGIEEFRYPLIGVPAAVWREPRDPEEGIIRESLTSSMLLMRYADMLIVKSRSVENLLPIYTLRQALYSDPRAPATVKPGLYTFGTPDERSPVLLTTNYALTFYMVSGDLHRSGISCYLIVLDTGGMSVLNALAGKLINPDMVRKYLEEHRLGELVKERRLIIPGGLSPLSGEIEEATGWSVTVGPGDSSELSRLLGRL is encoded by the coding sequence GTGGCTCAGCCTAAATCCCCCTTAAAGATCTATGAGCTGCTCCCCAAAAAGAACTGCGGCGGATGCGGCGTTAAGACGTGCATGGCTTTCGCCTTGAAGCTGATGGAGGGCTCAGCGGATCCCGGGGAATGCCCTTACATTGAGGAGCGGGAGAGAGCAGGGCTCGAATCCCTGGTATCCCCTCCCGTAAAGAGGGTGACCATAAGGGGTAGGTTGAGGGGCATTACCATAGGGGGAGAACGCGTGCTGCACAGGCACGAACTAAAATTTTATAATCCGACATCGATATCCCTCGAACTAAGCGACCTAGAGGAGCGGGAAGATCTCCTAAGGGGTCTAGCCGCCGCATCCAGTTTCTCCATGGAGAGGAGTGGGGAGGTCTTCCGTGTGGAGGCCATAGCCTTAAGAGAGGAGTCGGGGGATGGGGAGAGGTTCGCCGAGGCGGCGAAGCTCGCCTCAGAGGAGTTTCCAGGCCCCATAATCCTATACAGCTATGATCCTGGAGTGGCCGTTAAGGCGTTGGAGGGCGTTGAAGGTACGCCTTTGCTCTACGCCGCCACCGCCGGGACACTCGAAGAATTCATCGAGGCGGCGTTTGATCGAGGCTGCCCATTAGCGTTGGAATCCGATGATCTAGGATCCCTCAGGGGCATGGTGAGGAGGGCCGTCGACAGGGGAGTTGAAGTAGTCCTGTCGCCGGCATCACCCATAGGGCCACCCTTTAAAACGCTCAGGAACTTTATACAGGCCAGGATGGGTGCCATCCTACATGGAATAGAGGAGTTTCGATACCCACTCATCGGGGTTCCAGCCGCTGTGTGGAGGGAGCCTAGAGACCCTGAGGAGGGGATTATACGCGAATCCCTCACCTCATCGATGCTGCTCATGAGATATGCGGACATGCTCATCGTTAAATCTAGATCCGTGGAGAACCTGCTCCCCATCTATACTTTGCGTCAAGCCCTCTACTCCGATCCCAGGGCGCCTGCAACAGTGAAGCCTGGACTCTACACTTTCGGGACGCCGGATGAGAGGTCACCGGTGCTCTTAACCACGAATTACGCCCTAACTTTCTATATGGTCTCGGGGGACCTCCATAGATCCGGGATAAGCTGTTATCTCATAGTATTGGATACTGGTGGAATGTCGGTTTTAAATGCCTTAGCTGGGAAATTAATAAACCCAGATATGGTTAGGAAATACCTCGAGGAACATCGTCTGGGCGAGCTCGTGAAGGAGAGGCGCCTCATCATACCTGGAGGCCTATCCCCCTTGAGCGGCGAGATAGAGGAGGCCACGGGGTGGAGTGTAACCGTCGGACCGGGGGACTCGTCAGAGCTATCCCGACTCCTAGGGAGGCTTTGA
- a CDS encoding AAA family ATPase encodes MALVISVSGKGGVGKTVVTALLLKLMIGRGSILAVDADPATNLPDVLGVRVEKTVGAVVDELKRRVQRGDLASTISKEGVLEAWIYEVLVEADGFDLLAMGRTEGEGCYCSVNYMLAKIVDSLSRNYDYTLMDMEAGLEHLSRRTDRSVDLMLIVTDPSKMGLETARRIRELAEEVHIEVKRIALIGNNFPQGLNKRIEEEASQLGLELVGSIPPDPSIMEYNIQGKPLLELPMDSPSLKALKLIAEKLGII; translated from the coding sequence TTGGCTTTAGTTATATCGGTATCCGGTAAGGGAGGGGTTGGGAAGACGGTGGTTACCGCTCTGCTCCTAAAGCTTATGATAGGCAGGGGAAGCATCCTGGCAGTCGACGCCGACCCGGCTACAAACCTCCCGGATGTCCTCGGAGTCCGAGTCGAGAAGACCGTGGGAGCGGTCGTCGACGAGCTTAAAAGGAGGGTTCAACGCGGAGACCTCGCCTCAACCATCTCGAAGGAAGGGGTTTTAGAGGCATGGATATATGAGGTCCTCGTGGAGGCCGACGGCTTCGATCTCTTAGCCATGGGGAGGACCGAGGGAGAGGGATGCTACTGCAGCGTAAATTACATGCTAGCTAAGATAGTGGATTCCCTATCGAGAAACTATGATTACACACTGATGGATATGGAGGCTGGACTGGAGCATCTAAGCAGGAGGACCGATAGGAGTGTGGACTTAATGCTCATCGTGACCGACCCCTCTAAGATGGGCCTGGAAACTGCCAGGAGGATAAGGGAGCTCGCCGAGGAGGTCCATATAGAGGTTAAACGCATCGCCCTCATAGGCAACAACTTCCCCCAAGGCCTAAACAAGAGGATCGAGGAAGAGGCCTCCCAGCTGGGCCTCGAGCTCGTGGGGAGCATACCCCCCGACCCCAGCATAATGGAATATAACATTCAGGGAAAGCCCCTTCTGGAACTCCCCATGGACAGCCCCTCCCTGAAGGCTTTAAAGCTTATAGCGGAGAAGCTCGGGATAATCTAA